The following are from one region of the Elgaria multicarinata webbii isolate HBS135686 ecotype San Diego chromosome 13, rElgMul1.1.pri, whole genome shotgun sequence genome:
- the LOC134408165 gene encoding free fatty acid receptor 2-like yields MTPKSVVLAIYITVFVIGLPANLLACYSFLRKVRQKPVPIDILLLNLTISDLFLLTFLPFKMVEATYDMTWPLPAFLCPFTNFLFYSSIYLSTLFLVAVSAERYLCIAYPVKHKFSRRPTYARLASLIIWLVACSHCASIVFGVEYGYGNQWKPEYSYTCYQNFTPNQLKILLPFRLELSLVLFCLPFIITIFCYINIIRIVTSMPNIKPHKKQRAVGLAVATILNFAIAFAPYNISHIVGFIQGDSPSWRVETFFLTSFNTILDPIIFFFSSATIRETFADCWLAMPHKRPAVPSPCCLNCCKVPEGKTDESVAGQLSASNVPSFLAGSSTPIPSTTQHSTQTLGT; encoded by the coding sequence ATGACTCCCAAAAGTGTTGTCCTTGCAATCTACATCACTGTCTTTGTGATAGGTCTCCCAGCCAACCTTCTGGCCTGCTACTCGTTCCTGAGGAAAGTCCGCCAGAAGCCGGTCCCCATAGACATCCTCTTGCTCAACTTGACCATCTCTGACCTTTTCCTTCTGACCTTTCTGCCCTTCAAGATGGTTGAAGCCACCTATGACATGACATGGCCTCTCCCTGCCTTCCTTTGCCCATTCACCAACTTCCTTTTCTACAGCAGCATCTATCTCAGCACCCTCTTCCTCGTGGCGGTCAGTGCAGAACGCTACCTGTGCATCGCCTACCCTGTCAAGCACAAGTTTAGCCGCAGGCCAACTTATGCCAGACTGGCCAGCCTCATTATCTGGTTGGTGGCCTGTTCCCACTGTGCCAGCATCGTTTTTGGTGTGGAATATGGTTATGGGAACCAGTGGAAACCTGAGTACAGCTACACATGCTACCAGAACTTCACCCCAAACCAGCTCAAGATCCTCCTCCCTTTCCGACTGGAACTCAGCCTTGTCCTCTTCTGTCTCCCTTTCATCATCACCATTTTTTGCTATATCAACATTATCCGCATCGTGACCTCTATGCCCAACATCAAGCCTCATAAGAAGCAACGGGCCGTGGGCCTTGCCGTGGCCACTATACTGAATTTTGCCATCGCTTTTGCCCCCTACAATATCTCCCACATTGTGGGCTTCATTCAGGGAGACAGCCCTTCCTGGAGGGTGGAGACTTTCTTCCTCACCTCCTTCAACACCATCTTGGACcccatcatcttcttcttctcttctgccACCATTCGAGAAACTTTTGCTGACTGTTGGCTTGCCATGCCCCACAAACGCCCAGCAGTTCCATCACCATGCTGTTTGAATTGCTGCAAGGTTCCTGAAGGCAAAACTGACGAATCCGTAGCTGGTCAATTATCAGCTTCAAATGTCCCCAGTTTCCTGGCAGGATCTAGCACCCCCATTCCTTCTACAACTCAGCATAGTACCCAGACATTGGGGACTTGA
- the LOC134408384 gene encoding free fatty acid receptor 2-like — protein sequence MGTWKIISLVVYGATILLGLPSNLLALYVFYCRAKARLTPNLIYMINLCLSDLVFVLVLPLKMLEVGQVDWAMPDFLCPLYNLIHFGTIYTSACFLTAVSVGRFLGAVYPIHYQVYKKPRYSCLVSLGIWSLVGFHGVLIFVLETSRDTNSSLFAGNGSTCYSNFSDGQLALLAPVRLELSVVLFFFPLALTTFCYVGCIHVLVGSHLHVRKKRRAVRVAVATLSVFVLCFGPYNISHVVGFIYMKDIWWRRVALLPSACNAFLDPLIFYFLSSAMDDGIVQVWHSLQKKCSSIRQKIASAHGKRGSQQVASAIARVTEFPFPTGPPKS from the coding sequence ATGGGCACGTGGAAGATCATCTCTTTGGTTGTCTATGGGGCTACCATCCTCCTGGGGCTGCCCTCCAATCTCCTGGCCCTCTACGTCTTCTATTGCCGAGCCAAGGCTCGTCTGACGCCCAACCTCATCTACATGATCAACCTTTGCCTCTCCGATTTGGTCTTTGTTCTCGTCTTACCGCTAAAGATGCTGGAGGTGGGGCAGGTGGACTGGGCCATGCCAGACTTCCTCTGCCCTCTTTACAACCTGATCCACTTTGGCACAATCTACACCAGCGCCTGCTTCCTGACTGCCGTCAGCGTGGGTCGCTTCTTGGGTGCTGTGTATCCCATCCACTATCAGGTTTACAAAAAGCCTCGCTACTCATGCCTGGTCTCCTTGGGGATATGGAGCCTCGTCGGATTTCATGGTGTTCTCATCTTTGTTCTGGAGACCTCCAGGGACACCAATTCCAGCCTCTTCGCTGGCAATGGCTCCACTTGCTACAGTAACTTCAGCGATGGCCAACTGGCCCTGTTAGCACCTGTCCGGCTGGAGCTGTCGGTGGTTCTGTTCTTCTTCCCCTTGGCACTCACCACTTTCTGCTATGTCGGCTGTATCCATGTCCTGGTTGGGTCGCATCTCCATGTGCGGAAGAAGCGCCGTGCGGTGCGGGTGGCAGTGGCCACTCTCTCTGtctttgtcctctgttttggtccTTACAACATATCCCATGTCGTGGGCTTCATCTACATGAAGGACATTTGGTGGCGCAGAGTGGCTCTTCTTCCAAGTGCTTGCAATGCTTTCCTGGACCCTCTGATCTTCTATTTCCTGTCCTCTGccatggatgatgggattgtccaAGTGTGGCACTCCCTGCAGAAGAAATGTAGCTCTATCCGGCAGAAGATTGCCTCGGCCCATGGGAAAAGGGGGAGCCAACAGGTAGCGTCTGCCATTGCCAGAGTGACAGAGTTTCCCTTTCCCACCGGACCTCCAAAATCTTAG